DNA from Methanomassiliicoccales archaeon:
ACCGTGCAAGAATACTATTCAAAGTTCGTGCCCGATGAAGCGCCAGCCATCATAGCCAGGAACCTGGAGCGCCTGATGCGGTCCAATGATGTGGTGGTCATCGAGGGCGCCGGTTCTCCGGCGGAGATCAATCTGCGCGGAAGGGACGTAGCGAACATGTACGTGGCCAAGCTGGTCGATGCGACATGTCTGTTGGTGGTCAACATCGATTGGGGCGGCGCGTTCGCTTACACCGTAGGTACGTTGGCGCTGTTGGACGATGAGGAACGAAGGCTATTTCGAGGCGTTATCATCAACAACATGTGCGGCGGAGGCGGCACTATAGGTCCCGCCCTGAAGATCGTGGAGGAGATGACCGGGGTGCCGGTCATCGCGGTCATGCCCCATCTGCCATCGCTCTATCTGCCGGTGGAGGACTCCATGGACCTGGAGCTGAAGGAGATGAAGGCCGGCGAAACGGTGGTGGCGGTGGTACGTCTGCCCATGATATCCAATTTCACCGACCTCGACGCTTTGAGCCTCGAAGAAGACGTGCGCGTTGTGTACGTACACCATCCTTCGGAGCTGAACGGGGTGAGCGCCATGATCGTGCCTGGAACCAAGAACTCGGTGCAGGACCTTCAGTGGTTGAGAGAGACGGGAATGGCCGAGGCCATCATGGAGAGGGCCGGAAAGATGCCCATCCTGGGCATTTGCGGCGGTTACCAGATGTTGGGACGGAGCATCGTGGACGTTCACGGGTTGGAAGGGGGAGCGTCGGCCGAAGTTCCCGGTCTGGGTCTGCTAAACGTCGTGACACATTTCGATTCCTATGATAAAAGGACGGTGCAGGTGACCGGCTCTCTCGTCCCCGCTCCAGGCGGACCTGTGCGAGGATACGAGATACATATGGGCCGGACGGAAGTGGGCGACGGCCAGCCGCTGTTCAGCATGGGTCCGGACGGACATGGGGAAGGCCTTTTCGACCCAGAAGGTCTGGTCATGGGCACCTATCTTCACGGCCTGTTCGATCTCCCGGCCTTTCGCCGCTTCTTCCTATCGCTCACCAGGGGCTCGTCCGATGACAGGGTGATGGACATCGATCACGATGCCGCCGTGGAGATATCGCTGGAAAGGTTGGCCAAAGAGATCGAGAGGTATCTGGACCTGAACGATCTGCTTGGAGGTGAGTGAAATGGTCCATAGGATAATGGTCCAGGGGGTTACGTCAGGCGCGGGAAAGACCACGCTCACCGCTGCGATATGCCGTCATCTCTCCCAAAAAGGCGTGGACGTGGTTCCTTTCAAATCACAGAACGTATCCCTGAACTCGTTCGTTACCGACGACGGCGGAGAGATGGCCATCTCCCAAGCGTATCAGGCCTGGGCCAGTGGCGTCGAGCCGTCCTCGGATATGAACCCCATACTGGTCAAGCCCAAGGGCAACGGGCTATGTCAGATCGTTCTCCGAGGACGTCCATGGAAGGACCTGGGACCGGGAGACAGCACCACAGAAGTGATCGAAGAACTGAGACAGCAGGTCATGCGTTCGTTCGAGGAGGACATCCTTGGTCATGAAGTGGTGGTGATAGAGGGCATGGGTTCTCCGGTGGAGATGAACCTGAAGGACAAGGACGTCTCCAACATGTGGCTGGCCAAGACCACCCGTTCCCCGGTCATTTTGGTGGGGGACATCGAGAAGGGAGGCGTCTTCGCTGGCATATTCGGTACATATCTGCTTTTGAACGATGAGGAGAAGGATCTCCTGAAAGGTTTCGTCATCAACCGTTTCCGCGGGGACAGCACCATCCTAAAGAACGGGATCGAGGAACTGGAATCCCGCATGGGCGTCCCTTGCCTGGGCGTTCTGCCCTACGTTCGCTTCACCGCTCCTCAGGAGGACTCCATGGACCTGGACCGTGGTACCGGTCCAGGTTCGAAAGAGAACGACGTGCGGGAAAGATGGATGAAGGACCTCGACCTGCTCCTACAGCAATGGGAAGGACATCTGAACTGGGCTGGCATCGAAGCAATCGTACATTCATCCAGGTGAACGTTCCCTTCAGATCCTGAAGAAAAGTCAATATATACTTGGATGTATTATCCAACTCGAATTGGATATATCATCCAATTACTACCATTGAGAGTGTTCGAATGGATCGTAAAATGATCATAGCTATCTTACTGGCATTGATAATCGTAAGTGCCGGTGTTCTGATCGTACTGAATAATGACAACGGCGGGGAGACCGCTGGACCGGTGACCGTGTTGGACGCCGAGGGAAGGAACGTGACGACCGCTGAAGCTCCGTTGCGCATAGTTTCCTGTTCGCCATCTCTAACTGAGATCGTCTATGCCCTGGGCATAGGCGAACGTTTGGTGGCCGTCACTGATTACTGTGACTGGCCCGCTGACGTCGACGTCAGGAAGAACGACGGTTCTTTGACAAGCATCGGCGGTTACTGGACTCCCAGCATCGAGGCCATCGTAGAGGCGGATGCCAACATCATCCTGGTGGACCAGGGTGTGCAGGCCCAGCTGGATATGCTGCCTCAGATGGAGGACCTGCAGCTGAACGTCATCGTGCTGAACAAGGGCCAGAGCTTTGCTGAGGTGTATGAGAACATCGCCATGATCGGTGAGATATGCTGGCAGGACGAGAACGCCACTCAGCTGATCGATTCCATGAACGACCGTTTGGATGAGATCCAGGCGACCATGTCCGAAATCGAGGAGGAACCTACCCTGGCCTTCTGTGTCTGGCTGGAACCGATATACCTGAGCGGCAACGGCACCTTCGTTAGCGAAATAATGTACAAGGCCATGGGCGAGAACGCCTATGACGACATGACCTCCTATCCCGAGATCGCCATGGAATCCATGCTGGAGCGTGATCCCGAATATCTGTTCGTCACCGGTATGATGATGGAGACCTCGGGCCAGGCAGTGCTGGACATGTTGAAGAACGACACGCTGTGGTCCGAGACATCAGCGGTACAGAACGATAAGGTGTACGTGCTCGTAGGCCAGGCCGAGAATCTCTTCAATCGCCCCGGTCCCCGCATGGTGGACGGCGTGGAACTGATGGCCAAGATACTGCACAGCGATGTCTTCAACGTCACCATACCCTATGTGTTGGAGAACGATTACGTGGACTGGGTCTCAGGATCGGCCTCTTTCGAAGCTCCAGCCAACGCGATCCTTCTGGTGAACAACGATCTCATCAACGCATTGACCGGACCAGCGGCGAACATTTTCGATACTGCCTCCGAGTACGTTGCCCAGGGCGTTATTTTATTACCCCCCCGGCCATACCTGGAACAGTTCGGAATCGAGCCGCTGTCCTCGGTCATCGGCGATGATCACCTGAAGAACCTGTGAGGACGAAACCATGGAGGGTACCAAGGCTAGCCGGGCGAAGTTCAAGCTGATCATGATACTCGGTCTGGGCTCGGTAAGCCTGGTCCTTCTTTTTTTCTTATCTCTTACTTTGGGCACCATGGACATCTCCTTCCAGGATGCCATGGAGTCCACCTGGAACCTCATCGTCAACGGTGGGGAGCACCATAACGTCCAGGAACTGGTAATTCTCAATCTCAGGATACCTAGGGCCTTGGCGGTCATCGCCGTAGGGGTCGGTCTCTCGGTGGCCGGGGTGGTCATGCAGGCCTTGATACGCAATCCCATGGTCGATCCCTATATCACCGGTGTCTCCTCCGGGGCCGCCCTGGGCGCCACCCTGGCGGTGTTGGCCGGGGTGACCTTGCTCGAAATATCCAACTATGCCCTGCCCATCATGGCCTTCGTCGGCGCCAGCGCGGCCTTCCTGATAACCATGCTCCTGGCCGAATCCGCCGGAGGAAGACCCATAAGCTATGTGCTGGGCGGGGTCATCGTGAGCATAGCCTTGTCCGCCGGCACCACCCTGCTGATGTACTTCAACAGCGACAAGCTGCATGGGGTGCTTTTCTGGCTCTTCGGCTCCTTCGCCTATCTGACCTGGGAATCGACGCTCATCATTCTGTTCACGGTGCTGGCATTGACCACGGCCATGCTTTTCTACGCCAAAGAGTTCAACGTCATCCTGTTGGGGGACGAGCAGGCACGGCAGCTGGGCATGAACGTCAAGCGATTCAAGACCACGATGTTCATGTTGGTGTCGGCGCTCGCGTCGGTCTGCGTGGCCTTTACCGGTATCATCGGATTCGTGGGATTGATCGTCCCGCACCTGGCGAGGATGATCGTCGGCGGTGACCATCGTTTATTATTGCCCGCGTCCATGATGCTCGGGGCAAACATTCTATTGGTGGCAGACATTGTATGTAAGACTGCAGTGGCCCCGCAGGAGCTTCCTATCGGTGCCATAATCTCGGTCATCGGGGCGCCGTTCTTCGGTTACCTGATGATCAGAATGGGAAAAGAATATGTCATGTGAGGATGAGCTAGTGGTGAAGGTAGACAACATATCCTTCAGCTACGGCACCAAGCGCAATCTTTGCTCCAAGACGTTGAAGGACATAACCATCCATGCTGGAAAGGGGCAGTTCATAGGTATCATGGGTCCCAATGGCTGCGGGAAGACCACCTTCATGCGCTGCATCAACAAGGTGCTGAAACCACAGGAGGGGGCCATCTACATAGACGGAAAGGACGTCGACCGACTGAAGATGATGGAGATCGCCAAGATCTGCGCCAACATCCCGGCGGACGTCCCTGACGATTTTCATCTGTCCGTGGAGGAGTTCGTGGCGCTGGGGCGTTATCCTTACGTCACCGGCATCTGGTGGGAAGGGGAAAAGGACGAGCTGCTGGTGCGTGAGGCCATGGACTCCTACCATGTCACCCATCTTCGGGACCGGAAGCTGGGGGAGCTCAGCAGCGGAGAGAAGGCCCGGGTGTTATTGGCGAAGGGGGCGGTCCAACAGCCAAGGATACTGTTGGCGGACGAACCCAGCGCCCATCTGGACCTTAAGTTCAAGCTTCAGGTCATGCAGGCATTGAAGGACCTGTCCCGTCAAGGCGTCACAGTCATCACCGCCTCGCACGACATCAATCTCATCACCAAATACTGTGATCTTGTAATAGTCATCAGCGAAGGGTCGATCCTGAGCTACGGACCTCCTGCCGATATCATCAACGAGGAGATCATACGTTCCGTCTACGGCGTGGAGGTCTCGGTGGTGCGGCAGGGCGAGGACATTTACGTCATTCCATTAAGACCAGTGGATTCGGAGAGAACCAAAGATGAGGATCCAAGACCTTGTGAAAAGGGAATTGTTGCCGATTAAGCGACCGGTGCACGGTGGCCAAGGTTGGAAGATCTCCGGTGTGGAGGACTTCAGCCACAACCTCAATCCATACGGACCGCCGGCCGCACTTCCACAGCTGGTCATGGAGGCCGTTGACCAACTGGGCCATTATCCGGACGATACCTCGGCGCACTTCCGCCAAGCGGTGGCGTCATTGCATCACGTCGACCCGGAGAACGTCATCGCCGGTGCCGGTTCCGCCGAACTGATACGATTGTATCCAGAGGTCTTCATAGCGCGCAAGGCCCGGGTCATCATCCCCCGGCCGACCTTCTCGGAATACTCGCACGCCTGCCGGATGCAGGGGGCCAACATCATGGACGTTCCGCTGTGCGAGGGCGAGGGCTTCCGTCTGGACATGAACGCCATTCTCGAGAAGTTGCCGCTGGCAAAAGCGGTCTACGTCTGCAATCCCAACAATCCCACCGGGACGGTGGAACCTCGGCGAAGGATGCTGGAACTGATCGAGGAATGCGAACGCGCCGGGAAGCTGTTCTTCCTGGACGAGACATTGCTGGACCTGGTGGAAGGACACGAGAACATCTCCTGCATGTCCGAGGTAAAGAACCACAGTAACCTTTTCGTAATATCCTCACTGACGAAATCCTTCGCCATCCCGGGCATGAGGGTCGGCTACGGCGTCGGAAGCCGGGAGATCGTGGACATGATGGACCGGGCCCGCCTTTCCTGGAACCTGGGTGTGATAGAGCAGTATGTCGGCGCCCGCTTGCTGAAGGAGCATATGGGTCATGTTCAAAGAGCGGCGGAGATGATGGCTAGGGAAAGCGGACGGATCAAGAAGGCGGTCGATGGGACCGGTCTTTTCTCCCCGCTCTCGGACCAGGCCTTCTTCTTCTTCACCCGGGTGAACAACGTCCGCCTGAACGCGGTGGATGTCATGGAACATCTGCTGCCGCGCAAGGTGTTGGTACGGGATTGTTCCACCTTTGGCCGCCCCTTCGACAAGTTCGTCCGTTTCAGCATCAAGACCCCGGAGAAGAACGATATGCTGATCAATGCCATAGAGGAGACGGCGCAGGAGATACGCAGCACCGCTTTTGGAGTTAGGATGCATGTTTGAGCTGTTGTTCTACGCGCTCCTTACGCTGACGGTGGCCGTTCTGGTGGACCTTTTACTAGGCGAGCCTCCGAACCGTTTGCATCCGGTGGTCTGGATGGGCAAGGTGATATCCTTCCTCGATCGGAGGGTCTCTCGCGGGAGGCCGCGCCGGGAAAGGGCGGCCGGGGTGGCGCTGGCGATGATCACCATTCTGCTCTTCTCCTTCCTATCGTTGCTTCTGCTCGCTGCGCTGAGGAACTCGCTGGGACCACTTGCCTGGGCCATCGTCGGCGGCATATTGCTCAAGACCATGTTCGCCATCAATGCCATGTCCCGGCATACCGAGCCGGTGCGCAAGGCGCTGCTGGAGGACGATCTGGAACTGGCTAGGGAAAAGGCCGCCATGATGGTCAGTCGGGACGTGAGCCAATTGGACAAGGGGCACGTCATCTCCTGTGCCGCGGAGAGCGCCGCGGAGAACACCGTGGACAGTATCTTTTCCCCACTGTTCTACTTCGGTCTGCTGGGCCTGCCGGCGGCCGTCGCTTATCGCGCGTCCAACACCCTGGACGCCATGGTAGGTTACCTGAACGACCGGTACCGCAATGTGGGATGGTTCTCGGCCAAGCTGGACGACGCTACCAACTGGTTGATGGCCCGCGTTGCCGTACCCTTCATACTGCTGGCGTTGGCCTTGTTAGGGAAGGACGGAAAGGCAGGCTGGGCGTCCTCCAAGAAGTATCACGATCAGACCCTTTCTCCCAACAAGGGGTGGCACATGTCAGCTTTCGCCGGAGGACTGGGCATTCGATTCGAAAAGATAGGATGGTACGTCATGGGCGACGGGCCGCTGCCCTCCGATCCGGAGGTCTTGCGGGACACCATAAAGATCATGACCCTGGCATCATATCTCTTCCTGTTCGCGGCGGTGATACCCTTATACCTTCTGGTGGGGGTGCACATACAGATCTACATGGAAGATCTTCTCTGGAACTTCATAGGTGGTTGATCATATGCGTTTGAACGAGATCAAGATCGAGCAGGGCAATGTGAAGGGGCATAATTACGTGGCGATACGACTGGCCCGCCGCATGAGGATGCTCGGTTCGACTATCCTGAACGGGGGATTGGGCGAGGGCGATTCCGTTCTTATGCTTCAGGTCCCCATGCATTATGATCACAAGGACCCGATCGCCCACATGAAGGAGCTGCTGCTGGAGCTCGGCCTTCCACAGGACACCGTCTGTTTCATGACCGCCGCAGACCTGCATCGGGCCTTTTCGGTGGAGGAGGTGGCGCACAACGGCACGAACGCCATCGCCATGGTGAGCGCCGGCATCTCCAATGCCATCAACGCCGGGGAATCGTCACGGGAGGGGATGGTGCCTCATCGGCAGGTGGGTACGATAAATATCATGGTGATCACGGACAAACCGTTGGACGATTGCGGTCTGGCAAACGCCATAATGACCGTGACCGAAGCGAAGACCGCGGCCTTGCGCGATCACAGCGTACCGGGGACCGGGACGACGAGCGACGCGGTGCTCATCGTCTGTCCCGCAGACGGGGAAAGATGCCTGTGGTCCGGGACCGGTTCCGATCACGGGATCTCCATGGCCATGGCCGTTCGGCGAGGGGTGGGGGCGTCCATATCCAAGTGGAACGGGGGCAACGGCGATTCCAAGAACTTCCTGCGTTCATTGGCCATCAGAGGGATCACCCTCGACCACATGTGGTCGGCGGTGAAAGGCATGAACGCCCTGGACCCTGCCTGGGACGAGTCGGCCATCAGGAAGAGGTTCGAGGACAAGCTGGTGGCGTTGGCCAAGGACATCAATGTCAACGCCATGATCCAGGCGGCCATCGCCCTGGAGGAGAAAGGCCGCTACGGTCAACTGTACGGTCTGGACGTCAAGAAGTTCGAGGAGGACCCGGTGCACCTGCTGGCCGACGAACTGCTGGGCATCGCGCTCGCCGAATACATCGGTGGCAGCAAATGTGTCTTCGAGTACATTCGTTACGACAAAAAGAAGCCCGGGGTGCTCTCCGAGCTGGGACCGTTCATGGACGACATCGTGGCTTCGCTCATCGGCGCTACCATGTCCACAATCTATTCTGATCTACTGGAGGGAGAAGGACGAATATCGTAGGCGCGTTGAAGGCGGCACTGACCTTATTTACCATATTGCCGGCGAAGAACGATGGCAGGGACGTGGAGGATCTCTCCCGCAACTTCCAGCTGATCCTTTTCGTAGGCCTGTTCTACGGACTGCTGGTCGGAGGGATCATGTACCTTTCCGATGGATGGCTCTCCCGGTTGGTGGCGGCGGCCCTGGCCATCGCCGCGCTGCACCTGCTCAACCGCTTCCTTCATCTGGACGGGCTGAGCGATCTGGGAGACGGCATGGTCTGTGGCGGGGACGCCGAGCGGAAGCTCAGCGCCATGAAGGACTCCAAGACCGGTGCCGGCGGCGTTGGTTATGTAATGGTCTTCAGCCTTCTCAGCTTCGCCACCCTGGGCTCGCTATGGGGCGTCGGATTGCTGTTCCTCCCGCTTATCGCCGAGATCATGAACAAGAACGCCGTGGTGTTCTGCGCCTTCGGCGGAAAGGCCCGCCAGGGACTGGGCAACCTGTTCATTTCCAATACCGGGGAGAAGCAGGCAGTGATATCGCTTCTTCTCTCCCTGCTTCTGAGCATCGGCCTGGTCTTCATCATCGACCTCCTGTTCTTTCAGACCTGGGGCATCGAGAGGATGATCGTTCTGGTGGTCGCCGCGGCATTCGTGAGCGCTTTGACCGGGCTGGGCATGAGCCGCCTGGCGGAAAAGAACTTCGGAGCGGTGAATGGTGACGTGCTCGGGGCGACGAACGAGATCGCCCGGCCGTTGGTGCTCATCGCCATGTTGTTGGTGCTAGCATGAGCGTGGTCGCGCTGATCACCGCCGGTGGTAAGGGGACCCGCATCAGGGAGCTGGGCATCGAGAAGCCCATGGCCCCCATCCTCGGCGAACCGATGATAGATCGGGTGCTGGAACAGCTCCTGGCGGTGGATGAGATATCCTCCGTCTACGTATCGGTCAGCGATAATGTGCCGAAGACCAGGGAGCATCTCATGAGCATAGGGGTCAAGGTGCTGGAGACCTCAGGAACTGAATACTGCCACGATCTCATCCAAGCGGCCGAAGGCATCACGGAACAGCACATATTCATCTGCCCGGCGGACCTGCCTTTGATAACGGCAGAACTCGTGGGCGAGGTGGTCCGGGACTATCTATCGCGCCAGGAGTCATCGTTGACCGTCGGCATCCCCCTGGAAAAAGCGCTGGAGTTCGGCGTGGACGTCACCTTCTATGAAAATGTCGACGGCCAACCGGTCATACCCTGCGGGGTCAGCGTGGTCAACAAGGCTAGCATGCTGACCCGGGAGTATCTGTCCGGAGGTTACATCCTCGTGGGGACGCCCGATGTGGTCGTCAACGTCAACACGGTGAAGGACCTGAAGCAGGCGGAGGCCGTTCTGCGCGAACGGCTCACTTCCCCATGATGGCCATCAGACGGACGTAGTTCGACTCGACCGCTTCCAGCATCTCCCGGGCGCCGATCCTTCCCTGGGTCTGGAGGAAGGTGGCCACGGATATTCCGCCCGCGCCCACACCCTCCTTGACCAGCCCCTTTTCATAGATGCTCAGCCCGTCATGGGCGGAAGCGGAGAAATCCAGATCGGCGGCCAATATCGGTACCTTGCCGATCTGCTCGACTATGCCCCGTATGTCCGAAGAACGGTCCTGCACGATCCATTTGGTGGTTCCCAATGCGAGGTTGCTCAACGTTCCGGGGGCCATACCTTTGACGATGGCCATGACCGCGGCCATCTGCGTACCGCCGGCCATCAGGACAGGGATGGTCTCCGCGGCTCCGGCGACGACACCGGCGGCGGCCGGCATCATGGGGTCGCCCACGGCCTGCAGCGCTTTCATCGGATCGGTCCTCATATCCTCTTGGCTGAAAGGTGAGTTGGAAACGCCTTCCAAAGCGATATCGGTCTTCACGGAATGAGGATTGTCGATCATGCTGCTGGAGACCTTTCCCTTTCCGTCGTAGCCCATGGCCAACAGTGTGGCCAAAGCGGTGGTGGTGCCGCCAGCGATGCTTTCCCCTATCACCAGGTATGGATTGTTCTTCGCCAGTTCCCTGCCCAAGAGCACCGAGTTCTCGTATACCCGTCGGGGGTCCTTCAGCGCCCTTCCGGTGCGTATGTCCTCGCCCGGCGTAC
Protein-coding regions in this window:
- a CDS encoding cobyric acid synthase — its product is MINPIEPVQNDSEGNYNDHVGVLRSQMTRGLIRGDRECANFPCHHADQNCTFCFCPLYPCEDPLLGTFVTSRRTGGRVWSCQSCLWMHRDDVAASLFEIMPEVGPAGLDLATRRDLKASLDRKHRRRAKAIMVLGATSGAGKSLMVTALCRAFRNRGLTVAPFKSQNMSLNSMVTERGEEIARIQELQARAAGTRPRGELNPILLKPKGGVISQVVVEGRPYRDTTVQEYYSKFVPDEAPAIIARNLERLMRSNDVVVIEGAGSPAEINLRGRDVANMYVAKLVDATCLLVVNIDWGGAFAYTVGTLALLDDEERRLFRGVIINNMCGGGGTIGPALKIVEEMTGVPVIAVMPHLPSLYLPVEDSMDLELKEMKAGETVVAVVRLPMISNFTDLDALSLEEDVRVVYVHHPSELNGVSAMIVPGTKNSVQDLQWLRETGMAEAIMERAGKMPILGICGGYQMLGRSIVDVHGLEGGASAEVPGLGLLNVVTHFDSYDKRTVQVTGSLVPAPGGPVRGYEIHMGRTEVGDGQPLFSMGPDGHGEGLFDPEGLVMGTYLHGLFDLPAFRRFFLSLTRGSSDDRVMDIDHDAAVEISLERLAKEIERYLDLNDLLGGE
- a CDS encoding cobyric acid synthase; translation: MVHRIMVQGVTSGAGKTTLTAAICRHLSQKGVDVVPFKSQNVSLNSFVTDDGGEMAISQAYQAWASGVEPSSDMNPILVKPKGNGLCQIVLRGRPWKDLGPGDSTTEVIEELRQQVMRSFEEDILGHEVVVIEGMGSPVEMNLKDKDVSNMWLAKTTRSPVILVGDIEKGGVFAGIFGTYLLLNDEEKDLLKGFVINRFRGDSTILKNGIEELESRMGVPCLGVLPYVRFTAPQEDSMDLDRGTGPGSKENDVRERWMKDLDLLLQQWEGHLNWAGIEAIVHSSR
- a CDS encoding ABC transporter substrate-binding protein is translated as MDRKMIIAILLALIIVSAGVLIVLNNDNGGETAGPVTVLDAEGRNVTTAEAPLRIVSCSPSLTEIVYALGIGERLVAVTDYCDWPADVDVRKNDGSLTSIGGYWTPSIEAIVEADANIILVDQGVQAQLDMLPQMEDLQLNVIVLNKGQSFAEVYENIAMIGEICWQDENATQLIDSMNDRLDEIQATMSEIEEEPTLAFCVWLEPIYLSGNGTFVSEIMYKAMGENAYDDMTSYPEIAMESMLERDPEYLFVTGMMMETSGQAVLDMLKNDTLWSETSAVQNDKVYVLVGQAENLFNRPGPRMVDGVELMAKILHSDVFNVTIPYVLENDYVDWVSGSASFEAPANAILLVNNDLINALTGPAANIFDTASEYVAQGVILLPPRPYLEQFGIEPLSSVIGDDHLKNL
- a CDS encoding iron ABC transporter permease; translated protein: MEGTKASRAKFKLIMILGLGSVSLVLLFFLSLTLGTMDISFQDAMESTWNLIVNGGEHHNVQELVILNLRIPRALAVIAVGVGLSVAGVVMQALIRNPMVDPYITGVSSGAALGATLAVLAGVTLLEISNYALPIMAFVGASAAFLITMLLAESAGGRPISYVLGGVIVSIALSAGTTLLMYFNSDKLHGVLFWLFGSFAYLTWESTLIILFTVLALTTAMLFYAKEFNVILLGDEQARQLGMNVKRFKTTMFMLVSALASVCVAFTGIIGFVGLIVPHLARMIVGGDHRLLLPASMMLGANILLVADIVCKTAVAPQELPIGAIISVIGAPFFGYLMIRMGKEYVM
- a CDS encoding ABC transporter ATP-binding protein, which encodes MVKVDNISFSYGTKRNLCSKTLKDITIHAGKGQFIGIMGPNGCGKTTFMRCINKVLKPQEGAIYIDGKDVDRLKMMEIAKICANIPADVPDDFHLSVEEFVALGRYPYVTGIWWEGEKDELLVREAMDSYHVTHLRDRKLGELSSGEKARVLLAKGAVQQPRILLADEPSAHLDLKFKLQVMQALKDLSRQGVTVITASHDINLITKYCDLVIVISEGSILSYGPPADIINEEIIRSVYGVEVSVVRQGEDIYVIPLRPVDSERTKDEDPRPCEKGIVAD
- a CDS encoding histidinol-phosphate transaminase — translated: MRIQDLVKRELLPIKRPVHGGQGWKISGVEDFSHNLNPYGPPAALPQLVMEAVDQLGHYPDDTSAHFRQAVASLHHVDPENVIAGAGSAELIRLYPEVFIARKARVIIPRPTFSEYSHACRMQGANIMDVPLCEGEGFRLDMNAILEKLPLAKAVYVCNPNNPTGTVEPRRRMLELIEECERAGKLFFLDETLLDLVEGHENISCMSEVKNHSNLFVISSLTKSFAIPGMRVGYGVGSREIVDMMDRARLSWNLGVIEQYVGARLLKEHMGHVQRAAEMMARESGRIKKAVDGTGLFSPLSDQAFFFFTRVNNVRLNAVDVMEHLLPRKVLVRDCSTFGRPFDKFVRFSIKTPEKNDMLINAIEETAQEIRSTAFGVRMHV
- a CDS encoding cobalamin biosynthesis protein, translating into MFELLFYALLTLTVAVLVDLLLGEPPNRLHPVVWMGKVISFLDRRVSRGRPRRERAAGVALAMITILLFSFLSLLLLAALRNSLGPLAWAIVGGILLKTMFAINAMSRHTEPVRKALLEDDLELAREKAAMMVSRDVSQLDKGHVISCAAESAAENTVDSIFSPLFYFGLLGLPAAVAYRASNTLDAMVGYLNDRYRNVGWFSAKLDDATNWLMARVAVPFILLALALLGKDGKAGWASSKKYHDQTLSPNKGWHMSAFAGGLGIRFEKIGWYVMGDGPLPSDPEVLRDTIKIMTLASYLFLFAAVIPLYLLVGVHIQIYMEDLLWNFIGG
- a CDS encoding adenosylcobinamide amidohydrolase gives rise to the protein MRLNEIKIEQGNVKGHNYVAIRLARRMRMLGSTILNGGLGEGDSVLMLQVPMHYDHKDPIAHMKELLLELGLPQDTVCFMTAADLHRAFSVEEVAHNGTNAIAMVSAGISNAINAGESSREGMVPHRQVGTINIMVITDKPLDDCGLANAIMTVTEAKTAALRDHSVPGTGTTSDAVLIVCPADGERCLWSGTGSDHGISMAMAVRRGVGASISKWNGGNGDSKNFLRSLAIRGITLDHMWSAVKGMNALDPAWDESAIRKRFEDKLVALAKDINVNAMIQAAIALEEKGRYGQLYGLDVKKFEEDPVHLLADELLGIALAEYIGGSKCVFEYIRYDKKKPGVLSELGPFMDDIVASLIGATMSTIYSDLLEGEGRIS
- the cobS gene encoding adenosylcobinamide-GDP ribazoletransferase produces the protein MKAALTLFTILPAKNDGRDVEDLSRNFQLILFVGLFYGLLVGGIMYLSDGWLSRLVAAALAIAALHLLNRFLHLDGLSDLGDGMVCGGDAERKLSAMKDSKTGAGGVGYVMVFSLLSFATLGSLWGVGLLFLPLIAEIMNKNAVVFCAFGGKARQGLGNLFISNTGEKQAVISLLLSLLLSIGLVFIIDLLFFQTWGIERMIVLVVAAAFVSALTGLGMSRLAEKNFGAVNGDVLGATNEIARPLVLIAMLLVLA
- a CDS encoding NTP transferase domain-containing protein, with amino-acid sequence MSVVALITAGGKGTRIRELGIEKPMAPILGEPMIDRVLEQLLAVDEISSVYVSVSDNVPKTREHLMSIGVKVLETSGTEYCHDLIQAAEGITEQHIFICPADLPLITAELVGEVVRDYLSRQESSLTVGIPLEKALEFGVDVTFYENVDGQPVIPCGVSVVNKASMLTREYLSGGYILVGTPDVVVNVNTVKDLKQAEAVLRERLTSP
- a CDS encoding TIGR00303 family protein, whose protein sequence is MFKADIIYASEEPAGRQFTERLWGKRPTYAVVIGNTETAKIPGVSAAGAVPEITDFTPAADVELLFYGRCKCIDGVPVTPTGVPTPGIITMSALQLASVPLYAINGGVRVRPHTPFFDVEGTPGEDIRTGRALKDPRRVYENSVLLGRELAKNNPYLVIGESIAGGTTTALATLLAMGYDGKGKVSSSMIDNPHSVKTDIALEGVSNSPFSQEDMRTDPMKALQAVGDPMMPAAAGVVAGAAETIPVLMAGGTQMAAVMAIVKGMAPGTLSNLALGTTKWIVQDRSSDIRGIVEQIGKVPILAADLDFSASAHDGLSIYEKGLVKEGVGAGGISVATFLQTQGRIGAREMLEAVESNYVRLMAIMGK